In one window of Nicotiana tabacum cultivar K326 chromosome 12, ASM71507v2, whole genome shotgun sequence DNA:
- the LOC107785996 gene encoding acyl-coenzyme A oxidase 3, peroxisomal-like isoform X1 gives MENSHFSSSSSYSSSMEKVNFRTKVLSRHLNQENPTPINSILQSFPCLSYNPPEFSEPSSVFDIKEMRKLLDDHNLEDKDWLFGLMLQSNLFNTKVRGGKVFVCPDYNQSKEQQSEITMRRIECLLEHGVFKGWLTGNGPEDELRKLAFTDVVSIFDHSLSVKIGVHFFLWGGAIKFFGTQRHHDKWLRDTENYVVKGCFAMTELGHGSNVRGIETVTTYDSSTGEFVINTPCESAQKYWIGGAANHATHTVVFSQLHIDGKNQGVHAFIAQIRDANGNICPNIRIADCGHKIGLNGVDNGRIWFDNVRVPRENLLNSVADVSPDGKYLTAIKDPDQRFAAFMAPLTSGRVTIAVSATYSAKIGLATALRYSLTRRAFSVTPNGPEVLILDYPSHQRRLLPLLSKTYAMSFACNYLKKIYVKRTPEMNKVIHVISSAFKATASWHNMRTLQECREACGGQGLKTENRVGQLKGEFDVQSTFEGDNNVLMQQVSKALLGEYVTAKRSKKPFKGLGLEHMNKSRPVVPSQLTSSAMRQAQFQNDIFCLRERDLLECFAAEVSLCQSQGKSKEYAFTLNYQLAEDLGRAFSDRAVLHTFLEAEASVTSGPLKNILGLVRSMYALVTVDEDVAFLRYGYLSTDNAAMVRKEVAKLCSELRPHALSLVSSFGIPDAFLGPIAFNWVEANVWSSEQN, from the exons ATGGAAAATTCCCATTTCtcttcatcatcatcttattCTTCTTCAATGGAAAAAGTGAATTTCAGAACAAAAGTCCTTAGCAGACACCTAAATCAAGAAAATCCAACACCCATAAATTCAATACTCCAATCTTTCCCATGTCTCAGTTACAACCCACCTGAGTTTTCAGAGCCATCTTCTGTTTTTGACATAAAAGAAATGAGAAAACTTTTGGATGATCACAATTTAGAGGACAAGGACTGGCTTTTTGGTCTAATGTTGCAAAGTAATCTTTTTAACACAAAAGTAAGGGGTGGCAAAGTTTTTGTTTGCCCCGACTATAACCAATCTAAAGAACAGCAAAGCGAAATTACTATGAGGAGAATTGAGTGTCTTCTTGAACATGGTGTTTTTAAAGGTTGGCTCACTGGTAATGGACCGGAAGATGAGTTGAGGAAACTTGCTTTTACTGATGTTGTTAGCATCTTTGATCATTCTCTTTCTGTCAAAATCGGCGTCCATTTTTTCTTATG GGGTGGTGCAATCAAGTTTTTTGGTACCCAACGACATCATGATAAGTGGTTGAGGGACACAGAGAATTACGTGGTTAAGGGTTGCTTTGCTATGACAGAGTTGGGACATGGAAGTAAT GTTCGAGGTATTGAAACAGTCACAACCTATGATTCAAGCACAGGAGAGTTTGTAATAAACACTCCATGTGAATCAGCTCAGAAGTATTGGATTGGTGGCGCAGCTAAT CATGCAACACATACAGTAGTTTTCTCTCAGCTACACATTGACGGGAAAAATCAAGGTGTCCATGCTTTTATCGCCCAAATCAGAGATGCAAATGGCAACATTTGTCCAAACATCCGTATAGCTGATTGCGGTCACAAGATTGGATTGAATGGAGTTGACAATGGCAGAATCTG GTTTGACAATGTCCGGGTACCCAGAGAAAATTTGTTAAATTCAGTTGCGGATGTTTCTCCAGACGGGAAATATCTTACTGCTATTAAGGACCCTGACCAG AGATTTGCAGCATTTATGGCCCCTTTGACATCTGGTCGTGTGACAATTGCAGTTAGTGCAACTTACTCAGCAAAG ATTGGTTTGGCGACTGCATTAAGATACTCACTGACAAGGAGAGCATTTTCAGTTACTCCTAATGGACCAGAAGTTCTTATACTCGATTATCCAAGTCATCAACGACGacttcttcctcttctttcaAAAAC ATATGCTATGAGTTTTGCTTGTAACTACTTGAAAAAGATTTATGTCAAGAGGACACCTGAGATGAACAAAGTTATTCATGTTATTTCAAGTGCATTCAAAGCTACAGCAAGTTGGCATAACATGCGAACTCTTCAG GAATGTCGTGAAGCCTGTGGAGGCCAAGGGTTGAAGACTGAAAATCGGGTTGGCCAGCTGAAAGGTGAATTTGATGTGCAGTCTACTTTCGAGGGTGATAACAATGTTCTTATGCAACAG GTTAGCAAGGCACTTCTTGGGGAATATGTGACAGCCAAAAGGAGTAAGAAGCCGTTCAAAGGGTTGGGATTAGAACACATGAATAAATCTCGTCCCGTCGTACCTTCACAACTCACGAGTTCCGCAATGAGGCAAGCCCAGTTCCAG AACGACATATTCTGCCTACGAGAACGAGACCTGTTGGAATGTTTTGCTGCTGAAGTTTCATTATGCCAGTCACAGGGGAAAAGCAAAGAATATGCTTTTACTTTG AATTATCAGCTCGCTGAAGACCTTGGGAGAGCCTTCTCAGACCGAGCAGTTCTGCATACTTTCCTCGAGGCAGAGGCATCCGTCACATCTGGCCCCCTTAAG AATATTTTGGGGCTTGTGAGATCGATGTATGCTTTGGTCACCGTGGATGAGGATGTTGCATTCCTCCGATACGGATACTTGTCGACGGACAATGCTGCTATGGTGAGAAAAGAAGTTGCAAAGCTCTGTAGTGAACTAAGGCCACATGCACTTTCCTTGGTCAGTTCTTTCGGCATACCCGATGCCTTCTTGGGCCCTATAGCTTTCAATTGGGTTGAAGCCAATGTTTGGTCTTCTGAACAAAACTAG
- the LOC107785996 gene encoding acyl-coenzyme A oxidase 3, peroxisomal-like isoform X3, with product MDWLFGLMLQSNLFNTNVRGGKVFVLPDYNQSKEQQREITMRRIGYLLQNGVFRGWLTGKGPEDELRKFDFVDVVGIFDHSLKIKIGVHFFLWGGAIKFFGTQRHHDKWLRDTENYVVKGCFAMTELGHGSNVRGIETVTTYDSSTGEFVINTPCESAQKYWIGGAANHATHTVVFSQLHIDGKNQGVHAFIAQIRDANGNICPNIRIADCGHKIGLNGVDNGRIWFDNVRVPRENLLNSVADVSPDGKYLTAIKDPDQRFAAFMAPLTSGRVTIAVSATYSAKIGLATALRYSLTRRAFSVTPNGPEVLILDYPSHQRRLLPLLSKTYAMSFACNYLKKIYVKRTPEMNKVIHVISSAFKATASWHNMRTLQECREACGGQGLKTENRVGQLKGEFDVQSTFEGDNNVLMQQVSKALLGEYVTAKRSKKPFKGLGLEHMNKSRPVVPSQLTSSAMRQAQFQNDIFCLRERDLLECFAAEVSLCQSQGKSKEYAFTLNYQLAEDLGRAFSDRAVLHTFLEAEASVTSGPLKNILGLVRSMYALVTVDEDVAFLRYGYLSTDNAAMVRKEVAKLCSELRPHALSLVSSFGIPDAFLGPIAFNWVEANVWSSEQN from the exons ATGGACTGGCTTTTTGGTCTAATGTTGCAAAGTAATCTTTTTAACACAAATGTAAGGGGTGGCAAAGTATTTGTTTTACCTGATTATAACCAATCTAAAGAACAGCAAAGGGAAATTACTATGAGGAGAATTGGTTACCTTCTGCAAAATGGTGTTTTTAGAGGCTGGCTTACTGGTAAAGGACCTGAAGATGAGTTGAGGAAATTTGATTTCGTCGATGTTGTTGGCATCTTTGATCATTCTCTTAAAATCAAGATCGGCGTCCATTTTTTCTTATG GGGTGGTGCAATCAAGTTTTTTGGTACCCAACGACATCATGATAAGTGGTTGAGGGACACAGAGAATTACGTGGTTAAGGGTTGCTTTGCTATGACAGAGTTGGGACATGGAAGTAAT GTTCGAGGTATTGAAACAGTCACAACCTATGATTCAAGCACAGGAGAGTTTGTAATAAACACTCCATGTGAATCAGCTCAGAAGTATTGGATTGGTGGCGCAGCTAAT CATGCAACACATACAGTAGTTTTCTCTCAGCTACACATTGACGGGAAAAATCAAGGTGTCCATGCTTTTATCGCCCAAATCAGAGATGCAAATGGCAACATTTGTCCAAACATCCGTATAGCTGATTGCGGTCACAAGATTGGATTGAATGGAGTTGACAATGGCAGAATCTG GTTTGACAATGTCCGGGTACCCAGAGAAAATTTGTTAAATTCAGTTGCGGATGTTTCTCCAGACGGGAAATATCTTACTGCTATTAAGGACCCTGACCAG AGATTTGCAGCATTTATGGCCCCTTTGACATCTGGTCGTGTGACAATTGCAGTTAGTGCAACTTACTCAGCAAAG ATTGGTTTGGCGACTGCATTAAGATACTCACTGACAAGGAGAGCATTTTCAGTTACTCCTAATGGACCAGAAGTTCTTATACTCGATTATCCAAGTCATCAACGACGacttcttcctcttctttcaAAAAC ATATGCTATGAGTTTTGCTTGTAACTACTTGAAAAAGATTTATGTCAAGAGGACACCTGAGATGAACAAAGTTATTCATGTTATTTCAAGTGCATTCAAAGCTACAGCAAGTTGGCATAACATGCGAACTCTTCAG GAATGTCGTGAAGCCTGTGGAGGCCAAGGGTTGAAGACTGAAAATCGGGTTGGCCAGCTGAAAGGTGAATTTGATGTGCAGTCTACTTTCGAGGGTGATAACAATGTTCTTATGCAACAG GTTAGCAAGGCACTTCTTGGGGAATATGTGACAGCCAAAAGGAGTAAGAAGCCGTTCAAAGGGTTGGGATTAGAACACATGAATAAATCTCGTCCCGTCGTACCTTCACAACTCACGAGTTCCGCAATGAGGCAAGCCCAGTTCCAG AACGACATATTCTGCCTACGAGAACGAGACCTGTTGGAATGTTTTGCTGCTGAAGTTTCATTATGCCAGTCACAGGGGAAAAGCAAAGAATATGCTTTTACTTTG AATTATCAGCTCGCTGAAGACCTTGGGAGAGCCTTCTCAGACCGAGCAGTTCTGCATACTTTCCTCGAGGCAGAGGCATCCGTCACATCTGGCCCCCTTAAG AATATTTTGGGGCTTGTGAGATCGATGTATGCTTTGGTCACCGTGGATGAGGATGTTGCATTCCTCCGATACGGATACTTGTCGACGGACAATGCTGCTATGGTGAGAAAAGAAGTTGCAAAGCTCTGTAGTGAACTAAGGCCACATGCACTTTCCTTGGTCAGTTCTTTCGGCATACCCGATGCCTTCTTGGGCCCTATAGCTTTCAATTGGGTTGAAGCCAATGTTTGGTCTTCTGAACAAAACTAG